From Drosophila subpulchrella strain 33 F10 #4 breed RU33 unplaced genomic scaffold, RU_Dsub_v1.1 Primary Assembly Seq354, whole genome shotgun sequence, the proteins below share one genomic window:
- the LOC119560954 gene encoding serine-rich adhesin for platelets isoform X3, whose amino-acid sequence MPKRLGYSNYCFSYLLRVLYLNEGFEPATHGISKTDGSCISHHSQSNGNGIGGVNGSGSGNVGHHLGGVLRTTDLASGAMECLPMSSAAHHPHLMAGATAVGAVSSSSPTATVVVGATYPHHLHHHHLSHHTPYSNSYGSHHIHSEQTKSLQELQHEVGALLEFRDLVIETFPDLKHKMASMSATPSTPTSSVGAIGGSHSVGGGSSSLATSRREWEPGIRMKRKLSHKEPSTSSASAAAPSSGAEASSSSLTRSRSNSHSGKKEPKSGENNNGSVVQDSGFSTETSSSKEGHSASSTNGAMTVAIAANRLSCAESDDELLNLLDVIHRKSNRLREEVEQLQSYERQQGNSQTAEGEGKGVSKDAMTPQQFREQVERLNREDIKQLRKERDRLLDKLAEMEAETLTGRIKAAKMSDQVEELVGVKKDLEEQLKLAMAQKLELSSRVQQLQQQQQQSKSSSSASQSDYSSQRNFLSSATTVLSNGSRPSSNIISNNTFQPVVLDQPAQEAFHQSSGSDITLRKQQQQSLGRLDGIVSTPGTRNSKCRLTDSKRFAAILLETNVLELQRHLLTLTVQNQVLAQKLDSSSKSKTLLAKRLDKSSEEFEHLRYQLEEKSIELEGTKAQLRLVESRLQASNSTTNSYLHSSQHDYETNRSSASTTLMLSRRGVSDSVDSASTAMPAPPVTQISTPSMKAMVPLAMDELQQHSSSTESAHEHENQALRTPTSTNSPLSKTLINASPCPVGSSTPSNIAARVMSISVGGVSPFESGITPPPRQNAFRKFGSASKPSKIPLPGSKAAAYFSGKPPTGRPSTAGRSPPSAHNSSSTSYGSKSSLSRSTGNLQSLRRADTSASNHSLSTNTSRSSTSSSIPLATTPYSSGSTGNRSQPTAATTPSPRVLQNSPLPKLKRDTISSRVRHLDSLSRAQQSPEGVRGTTTTTTSIAAQLSSTLRKDLQLSGSGTGAPYHQNHQNHRRSGHSPASNSSGSGVSRRYSSASTGGSGGRAIGRDQGENITPTSSYGGDSDSGKNLANTVEKPNFRLNNHNWQLWQTNSSSQGKVQMERYLPHELHDVSEETAYDSYYTEYTTPDSMDCGSVNLLVTFDYGYSDSIEARADPAAREDDRGEGADPEGDGYADVEDAIWFGTPPKERKDAKLFEVHHVQHKLLDESLQSLISYDVDDFEEEELSEPEADEEIFYDSIECV is encoded by the exons ATGCCAAAACGGCTGGGGTATTCAAATTATTGTTTTTCTTACCTTTTAAGGGTTTTATATTTA AATGAAGGCTTCGAACCTGCAACGCATGGCATCAGCAAAACGGACGGAAGCTGCATCAGCCACCACAGTCAGAGCAACGGGAACGGAATCGGAGGCGTCAACGGGAGCGGAAGCGGAAACGTCGGCCACCACCTCGGTGGAGTCCTGCGCACCACTGACCTGGCCAGCGGGGCCATGGAGTGCCTGCCGATGAGCAGCGCCGCCCACCACCCACATTTGATGGCGGGTGCCACGGCGGTCGGAGCTGTTTCCTCCTCCTCGCCCACGGCCACCGTGGTGGTGGGGGCCACGTACCCGCACCAcctgcaccaccaccacctgaGCCACCACACGCCCTACAGCAACAGCTACGGGAGCCATCACATCCACAGCGAGCAGACCAAGTCGCTGCAGGAGCTGCAGCACGAGGTGGGTGCTCTGTTGGAGTTCCGGGATCTGGTCATCGAAACGTTTCCGGACCTTAAGCACAAGATGGCCTCCATGTCCGCCACGCCCTCGACGCCCACATCTTCGGTGGGTGCCATCGGAGGCAGTCATTCGGTGGGTGGCGGCAGCTCCTCGTTAGCCACCAG CAGGCGCGAATGGGAGCCGGGTATACGCATGAAGCGGAAGTTGTCGCACAAGGAACCGTCCACGTCGTCAGCGTCGGCAGCTGCTCCTTCCTCCGGGGCGGAGGCGTCGTCCTCGTCGCTGACACGCAGCCGCAGCAACTCGCACAGCGGCAAGAAAGAGCCAAAGAGCGGAGAGAACAACAACGGCAGCGTTGTGCAAGACTCCGGCTTCTCAACGGAGACTAGTTCCTCCAAGGAGGGCCACAGTGCCTCCTCCACCAACGGTGCTATGACG GTGGCCATAGCTGCAAATCGCCTGAGCTGTGCGGAATCGGACGATGAGCTGCTCAACCTGCTGGACGTCATCCACCGCAAGTCCAATCGCTTACGCGAAGAGGTGGAACAGTTGCAGAGCTACGAGCGCCAGCAGGGGAACTCCCAAACAGCAGAGGGAGAGGGCAAGGGTGTCAGCAAGGATGCGATGACGCCGCAGCAATTCCGGGAGCAGGTGGAGCGACTGAATCGCGAGGACATTAAACAGCTGCGCAAGGAGCGTGATCGTCTGCTGGACAAGCTGGCCGAAATGGAGGCGGAAACGTTGACCGGAAGGATTAAGGCGGCCAAGATGAGCGACCAGGTGGAGGAGCTGGTTGGGGTGAAAAAGGATCTCGAGGAGCAGTTGAAACTGGCGATGGCCCAGAAGCTTGAGCTGAGCTCGCGGGTGCAAcagttgcagcagcaacagcagcaaagcaagagcTCTTCCAG cGCCAGCCAGTCGGATTACTCCAGTCAACGCAACTTTCTATCCTCAGCCACCACGGTGCTCTCCAATGGCAGTCgtcccagcagcaacatcatcagcaACAACACATTCCAGCCGGTCGTCCTCGATCAGCCAGCGCAGGAAGCATTCCATCAAAGCTCAGGCAGTGATATAACATTGAGgaaacagcaacagcaatccTTGGGACGTCTCGATGGCATCGTGAGCACGCCCGGAACGCGCAACTCCAAGTGCCGTTTGACCGACTCCAAGCGATTCGCGGCCATTCTCCTAGAGACGAATGTTCTAGAGCTGCAGCGCCACTTGCTCACCCTCACCGTGCAGAACCAGGTGCTGGCCCAGAAGCTGGACTCGTCCAGCAAGTCCAAGACGCTGCTGGCCAAGCGGCTGGACAAGAGCAGCGAGGAGTTCGAGCATCTGCGCTACCAGCTGGAGGAGAAGAGCATCGAACTGGAGGGCACCAAGGCGCAGTTGCGACTGGTGGAGTCCCGCCTGCAGGCGAGCAACAGCACCACCAACTCGTATCTGCACTCCTCGCAGCATGACTACGAGACCAATCGCTCCTCGGCTTCCACCACGCTGATGCTGAGTCGTCGTGGAGTCTCCGACTCTGTGGACTCCGCCTCGACGGCCATGCCCGCCCCGCCAGTCACGCAGATCAGTACGCCCAGCATGAAAGCAATGGTGCCGCTGGCCATGGACGAGCTGCAGCAGCACAGCAGCAGCACGGAGTCGGCGCACGAGCACGAGAATCAAGCGCTCCGGACGCCGACCAGCACCAACTCCCCGCTGAGCAAGACGTTGATTAATGCGAGTCCGTGTCCCGTAGGCAGCAGTACGCCCAGTAACATAGCCGCCCGTGTCATGAGCATCAGTGTGGGCGGGGTGAGTCCGTTTGAGTCCGGCATAACTCCGCCGCCGCGACAGAATGCGTTCCGCAAGTTCGGAAGTGCCAGCAAGCCCAGCAAGATTCCACTGCCGGGCAGCAAGGCGGCGGCCTATTTCTCCGGTAAACCACCAACGGGAAGACCCTCGACGGCGGGACGCTCTCCGCCATCGGCGCACAATTCTAGCAGCACCTCGTACGGCAGTAAATCCTCGCTAAGCAGGAGTACTGGCAATCTGCAGAGCTTGAGGAGAGCGGACACGTCCGCCTCCAACCATTCGCTGAGTACGAACACGAGCCGCAGTTCGACCTCTTCCTCGATACCGCTGGCCACCACACCTTACTCATCCGGCTCGACTGGCAATCGCAGCCAGCCGACAGCCGCAACGACTCCGTCCCCGCGTGTGCTCCAGAATTCGCCGCTGCCCAAGCTGAAGCGGGATACGATCAGCTCGAGGGTGCGTCATCTGGACTCCCTGTCACGTGCCCAGCAGTCGCCGGAGGGCGTAAGgggcaccaccaccaccaccacctccatTGCCGCCCAGCTGAGCTCGACGTTGCGCAAGGATCTCCAGCTGAGTGGAAGTGGGACGGGGGCTCCCTATCATCAGAACCACCAGAACCACAGGCGCAGTGGCCACTCGCCGGCGTCCAATTCTTCTGGAAGCGGCGTGTCCAGGCGGTACAGTAGTGCCTCGACAGGGGGTTCCGGTGGTCGAGCCATCGGCCGGGATCAGGGCGAGAACATCACGCCCACATCCAGCTATGGCGGCGACAGTGACAGTGGCAAG AATTTGGCCAACACCGTTGAAAAGCCAAATTTCCGTCTCAATAACCACAATTGGCAACTATGGCAAACGAACAGCAGCAGCCAGGGAAAGGTTCAAATGGAACGATATCTGCCCCATGAGCTGCACGATGTGTCCGAGGAGACGGCCTACGATTCGTACTACACTGAGTACACCACGCCCGATTCCATGGACTGTGGCAGTGTCAATCTCCTGGTCACCTTCGACTATGGCTACAGTGACTCCATCGAGGCCAGAGCTGATCCTGCTGCCCGGGAAGATGATCGGGGCGAAGGTGCTGATCCTGAAGGTGATGGGTATGCGGATGTGGAGGATGCCATTTGGTTCGGCACTCCGCCGAAGGAGAGGAAGGACGCCAAACTGTTTGAGGTGCATCATGTGCAGCACAAGCTGCTGGATGAGAGCCTGCAGTCCCTGATCTCCTACGACGTTGATGATttcgaggaggaggagctaTCGGAGCCAGAGGCAGATGAAGAGATCTTCTATGATAGCATAGAGTGCGTTTAG
- the LOC119560954 gene encoding serine-rich adhesin for platelets isoform X4, with product MNEGFEPATHGISKTDGSCISHHSQSNGNGIGGVNGSGSGNVGHHLGGVLRTTDLASGAMECLPMSSAAHHPHLMAGATAVGAVSSSSPTATVVVGATYPHHLHHHHLSHHTPYSNSYGSHHIHSEQTKSLQELQHEVGALLEFRDLVIETFPDLKHKMASMSATPSTPTSSVGAIGGSHSVGGGSSSLATSRREWEPGIRMKRKLSHKEPSTSSASAAAPSSGAEASSSSLTRSRSNSHSGKKEPKSGENNNGSVVQDSGFSTETSSSKEGHSASSTNGAMTVAIAANRLSCAESDDELLNLLDVIHRKSNRLREEVEQLQSYERQQGNSQTAEGEGKGVSKDAMTPQQFREQVERLNREDIKQLRKERDRLLDKLAEMEAETLTGRIKAAKMSDQVEELVGVKKDLEEQLKLAMAQKLELSSRVQQLQQQQQQSKSSSSASQSDYSSQRNFLSSATTVLSNGSRPSSNIISNNTFQPVVLDQPAQEAFHQSSGSDITLRKQQQQSLGRLDGIVSTPGTRNSKCRLTDSKRFAAILLETNVLELQRHLLTLTVQNQVLAQKLDSSSKSKTLLAKRLDKSSEEFEHLRYQLEEKSIELEGTKAQLRLVESRLQASNSTTNSYLHSSQHDYETNRSSASTTLMLSRRGVSDSVDSASTAMPAPPVTQISTPSMKAMVPLAMDELQQHSSSTESAHEHENQALRTPTSTNSPLSKTLINASPCPVGSSTPSNIAARVMSISVGGVSPFESGITPPPRQNAFRKFGSASKPSKIPLPGSKAAAYFSGKPPTGRPSTAGRSPPSAHNSSSTSYGSKSSLSRSTGNLQSLRRADTSASNHSLSTNTSRSSTSSSIPLATTPYSSGSTGNRSQPTAATTPSPRVLQNSPLPKLKRDTISSRVRHLDSLSRAQQSPEGVRGTTTTTTSIAAQLSSTLRKDLQLSGSGTGAPYHQNHQNHRRSGHSPASNSSGSGVSRRYSSASTGGSGGRAIGRDQGENITPTSSYGGDSDSGKNLANTVEKPNFRLNNHNWQLWQTNSSSQGKVQMERYLPHELHDVSEETAYDSYYTEYTTPDSMDCGSVNLLVTFDYGYSDSIEARADPAAREDDRGEGADPEGDGYADVEDAIWFGTPPKERKDAKLFEVHHVQHKLLDESLQSLISYDVDDFEEEELSEPEADEEIFYDSIECV from the exons AATGAAGGCTTCGAACCTGCAACGCATGGCATCAGCAAAACGGACGGAAGCTGCATCAGCCACCACAGTCAGAGCAACGGGAACGGAATCGGAGGCGTCAACGGGAGCGGAAGCGGAAACGTCGGCCACCACCTCGGTGGAGTCCTGCGCACCACTGACCTGGCCAGCGGGGCCATGGAGTGCCTGCCGATGAGCAGCGCCGCCCACCACCCACATTTGATGGCGGGTGCCACGGCGGTCGGAGCTGTTTCCTCCTCCTCGCCCACGGCCACCGTGGTGGTGGGGGCCACGTACCCGCACCAcctgcaccaccaccacctgaGCCACCACACGCCCTACAGCAACAGCTACGGGAGCCATCACATCCACAGCGAGCAGACCAAGTCGCTGCAGGAGCTGCAGCACGAGGTGGGTGCTCTGTTGGAGTTCCGGGATCTGGTCATCGAAACGTTTCCGGACCTTAAGCACAAGATGGCCTCCATGTCCGCCACGCCCTCGACGCCCACATCTTCGGTGGGTGCCATCGGAGGCAGTCATTCGGTGGGTGGCGGCAGCTCCTCGTTAGCCACCAG CAGGCGCGAATGGGAGCCGGGTATACGCATGAAGCGGAAGTTGTCGCACAAGGAACCGTCCACGTCGTCAGCGTCGGCAGCTGCTCCTTCCTCCGGGGCGGAGGCGTCGTCCTCGTCGCTGACACGCAGCCGCAGCAACTCGCACAGCGGCAAGAAAGAGCCAAAGAGCGGAGAGAACAACAACGGCAGCGTTGTGCAAGACTCCGGCTTCTCAACGGAGACTAGTTCCTCCAAGGAGGGCCACAGTGCCTCCTCCACCAACGGTGCTATGACG GTGGCCATAGCTGCAAATCGCCTGAGCTGTGCGGAATCGGACGATGAGCTGCTCAACCTGCTGGACGTCATCCACCGCAAGTCCAATCGCTTACGCGAAGAGGTGGAACAGTTGCAGAGCTACGAGCGCCAGCAGGGGAACTCCCAAACAGCAGAGGGAGAGGGCAAGGGTGTCAGCAAGGATGCGATGACGCCGCAGCAATTCCGGGAGCAGGTGGAGCGACTGAATCGCGAGGACATTAAACAGCTGCGCAAGGAGCGTGATCGTCTGCTGGACAAGCTGGCCGAAATGGAGGCGGAAACGTTGACCGGAAGGATTAAGGCGGCCAAGATGAGCGACCAGGTGGAGGAGCTGGTTGGGGTGAAAAAGGATCTCGAGGAGCAGTTGAAACTGGCGATGGCCCAGAAGCTTGAGCTGAGCTCGCGGGTGCAAcagttgcagcagcaacagcagcaaagcaagagcTCTTCCAG cGCCAGCCAGTCGGATTACTCCAGTCAACGCAACTTTCTATCCTCAGCCACCACGGTGCTCTCCAATGGCAGTCgtcccagcagcaacatcatcagcaACAACACATTCCAGCCGGTCGTCCTCGATCAGCCAGCGCAGGAAGCATTCCATCAAAGCTCAGGCAGTGATATAACATTGAGgaaacagcaacagcaatccTTGGGACGTCTCGATGGCATCGTGAGCACGCCCGGAACGCGCAACTCCAAGTGCCGTTTGACCGACTCCAAGCGATTCGCGGCCATTCTCCTAGAGACGAATGTTCTAGAGCTGCAGCGCCACTTGCTCACCCTCACCGTGCAGAACCAGGTGCTGGCCCAGAAGCTGGACTCGTCCAGCAAGTCCAAGACGCTGCTGGCCAAGCGGCTGGACAAGAGCAGCGAGGAGTTCGAGCATCTGCGCTACCAGCTGGAGGAGAAGAGCATCGAACTGGAGGGCACCAAGGCGCAGTTGCGACTGGTGGAGTCCCGCCTGCAGGCGAGCAACAGCACCACCAACTCGTATCTGCACTCCTCGCAGCATGACTACGAGACCAATCGCTCCTCGGCTTCCACCACGCTGATGCTGAGTCGTCGTGGAGTCTCCGACTCTGTGGACTCCGCCTCGACGGCCATGCCCGCCCCGCCAGTCACGCAGATCAGTACGCCCAGCATGAAAGCAATGGTGCCGCTGGCCATGGACGAGCTGCAGCAGCACAGCAGCAGCACGGAGTCGGCGCACGAGCACGAGAATCAAGCGCTCCGGACGCCGACCAGCACCAACTCCCCGCTGAGCAAGACGTTGATTAATGCGAGTCCGTGTCCCGTAGGCAGCAGTACGCCCAGTAACATAGCCGCCCGTGTCATGAGCATCAGTGTGGGCGGGGTGAGTCCGTTTGAGTCCGGCATAACTCCGCCGCCGCGACAGAATGCGTTCCGCAAGTTCGGAAGTGCCAGCAAGCCCAGCAAGATTCCACTGCCGGGCAGCAAGGCGGCGGCCTATTTCTCCGGTAAACCACCAACGGGAAGACCCTCGACGGCGGGACGCTCTCCGCCATCGGCGCACAATTCTAGCAGCACCTCGTACGGCAGTAAATCCTCGCTAAGCAGGAGTACTGGCAATCTGCAGAGCTTGAGGAGAGCGGACACGTCCGCCTCCAACCATTCGCTGAGTACGAACACGAGCCGCAGTTCGACCTCTTCCTCGATACCGCTGGCCACCACACCTTACTCATCCGGCTCGACTGGCAATCGCAGCCAGCCGACAGCCGCAACGACTCCGTCCCCGCGTGTGCTCCAGAATTCGCCGCTGCCCAAGCTGAAGCGGGATACGATCAGCTCGAGGGTGCGTCATCTGGACTCCCTGTCACGTGCCCAGCAGTCGCCGGAGGGCGTAAGgggcaccaccaccaccaccacctccatTGCCGCCCAGCTGAGCTCGACGTTGCGCAAGGATCTCCAGCTGAGTGGAAGTGGGACGGGGGCTCCCTATCATCAGAACCACCAGAACCACAGGCGCAGTGGCCACTCGCCGGCGTCCAATTCTTCTGGAAGCGGCGTGTCCAGGCGGTACAGTAGTGCCTCGACAGGGGGTTCCGGTGGTCGAGCCATCGGCCGGGATCAGGGCGAGAACATCACGCCCACATCCAGCTATGGCGGCGACAGTGACAGTGGCAAG AATTTGGCCAACACCGTTGAAAAGCCAAATTTCCGTCTCAATAACCACAATTGGCAACTATGGCAAACGAACAGCAGCAGCCAGGGAAAGGTTCAAATGGAACGATATCTGCCCCATGAGCTGCACGATGTGTCCGAGGAGACGGCCTACGATTCGTACTACACTGAGTACACCACGCCCGATTCCATGGACTGTGGCAGTGTCAATCTCCTGGTCACCTTCGACTATGGCTACAGTGACTCCATCGAGGCCAGAGCTGATCCTGCTGCCCGGGAAGATGATCGGGGCGAAGGTGCTGATCCTGAAGGTGATGGGTATGCGGATGTGGAGGATGCCATTTGGTTCGGCACTCCGCCGAAGGAGAGGAAGGACGCCAAACTGTTTGAGGTGCATCATGTGCAGCACAAGCTGCTGGATGAGAGCCTGCAGTCCCTGATCTCCTACGACGTTGATGATttcgaggaggaggagctaTCGGAGCCAGAGGCAGATGAAGAGATCTTCTATGATAGCATAGAGTGCGTTTAG
- the LOC119560891 gene encoding organic cation transporter protein, protein MDFEEILAKCGHSSRYQFVLLALYGYLMIVVSMHYFSQNVISFVPDHWCYHEHLANRSFAEIEAIYSQFERPSCTRLEEIDEDGQNHTLSTKRCNRWIYKYDFGYKSMNTELNWVCDEAYKPRVGQSLFFVGSVCGTLVFGLLGDRIGRIKALILANWCGFLGDFSTIFANSLVSFSISRFVSGLAADANSYLMYILILEYVSPSLRNVGLNTVLGSFYCLGLIGASWLAVWVGHWRIFLACSSVPLLLVTLFYFLVQESAQWLVTRNDIDGAIRRLQRVAKINRRQVADDDFRTFRNYCEQHYRKDVKEEKSEDKLLDMLKTPRMRSTGFKLLLIFIIITPCYNTIARNVEGLGISPFIMFSLNALTLPPSGYLQGLLQDRIGRKATAVSWMTITGLFAAAAGLVISQGSNRNILLLVGLTLAARFGVSIADGASSQFSAELIPTSVRGRGVAVVHVAGFAASFLSPYILHLGTYFKPAPSIILGLLFLSGAYVCLLLPETRNKKLPMSLAEGEEFGRGEGKFDFLTNMLGRKTKDSEVEMSCKEVEEDTLMTKPVQQ, encoded by the exons ATGGACTTCGAGGAGATTCTGGCCAAGTGCGGCCACAGCAGTCGTTATCAGTTCGTATTGCTGGCTCTATATGGCTACCTCATGATCGTCGTATCGATGCACTATTTCTCGCAAAACGTCATCAGTTTTGTGCCCGACCATTGGTGCTATCACGAACACCTGGCGAATCGCAGCTTCGCCGAAATCGAGGCGATATATTCCCAATTCGAGAGGCCCTCTTGCACGCGACTTGAAGAGATCGATGAGGATGGGCAGAATCACACGCTGAGCACGAAGCGATGCAATAGGTGGATCTACAAATACGATTTTGGATATAAAAGTATGAATACGGAG CTAAACTGGGTGTGCGATGAGGCTTATAAGCCCCGTGTGGGTCAGTCACTGTTCTTTGTGGGCTCGGTTTGCGGAACTCTAGTCTTTGGCCTGCTTGGAGATCGGATAGGACGCATTAAGGCCTTGATTTTGGCGAACTGGTGTGGTTTCCTTGGCGATTTCTCAACCATATTCGCCAACAGTCTTGTTTCGTTCTCGATCAGCCGTTTTGTATCTGGATTGGCGGCCGATGCCAACTCTTATCTCATGTATATACTGA TTCTCGAATATGTCTCGCCCTCGTTGAGAAACGTGGGACTTAATACAGTTTTGGGAAGTTTCTACTGCCTTGGCCTGATCGGAGCCTCTTGGCTGGCCGTTTGGGTGGGTCACTGGCGCATTTTCCTGGCCTGTTCCTCGGTGCCCCTCCTGCTGGTTACCCTTTTCTACTTTCTTGTCCAGGAGAGCGCCCAGTGGCTGGTCACACGCAACGATATTGATGGAGCCATCAGGAGACTCCAGCGCGTGGCCAAAATTAATCGTCGCCAGGTGGCTGATGATGATTTTAGGACTTTTCGTAACTATTGTGAGCAGCACTACCGCAAGGATGTCAAGGAGGAGAAAAGTGAGGATAAACTGCTGGACATGCTGAAAACGCCGCGCATGCGCAGCACCGGATTTAAACTGCTGCTTATTTT CATTATTATTACGCCCTGCTACAACACGATCGCTCGGAACGTGGAGGGTCTGGGCATATCGCCCTTCATCATGTTCTCCCTGAACGCCCTGACCCTGCCGCCCTCGGGATACCTACAGGGTCTGCTGCAAGATCGGATTGGACGCAAGGCCACCGCGGTCAGTTGGATGACCATAACTGGATTATTTGCCGCTGCCGCTGGTCTGGTGATATCGCAAGGTAGCAATAGGAATATACTGCTACTAGTTGGTCTAACTTTGGCGGCCAGATTTGGGGTCTCCATCGCCGATGGTGCCAGTTCGCAGTTCTCCGCCGAGCTAATCCCCACCAGCGTGCGGGGAAGGGGCGTGGCCGTGGTGCATGTGGCTGGATTTGCCGCCTCCTTCCTCTCGCCCTACATTCTCCATTTGGGCACTTACTTTAAGCCAGCTCCGTCGATTATCTTGGGGCTTCTTTTCCTATCCGGAGCTTATGTGTGTCTGCTGCTGCCTGAGACTCGTAATAAGAAACTTCCCATGTCGTTGGCCGAAGGAGAGGAGTTCGGTCGGGGAGAGGGCAAATTTGACTTTCTTACAAATATGctaggaaggaaaaccaaagACTCTGAAGTGGAAATGAGTTGCAAGGAAGTGGAGGAGGACACTCTGATGACTAAGCCTGTGCAGCAGTAG
- the LOC119560893 gene encoding solute carrier family 22 member 13 has translation MAMDFEEILGKCGDGHRYQYMLLALYGLLMFIVSRQYFAQSVISFVPDHWCYHEHLENRSYADMAAIYAPFQRPSCTRLAWINEDGSNATASNEPCNRWIYKYDYGFRSMNADLNWVCDEAYKARVGQSLFFVGSMCGTLLFGLLGDRIGRIRAVVLANWCGFLGDSATIFTQSLVTFSASRFVSGLAAEANAYLMYILVLEYVSPTMRSVGLNLTMCVWYCLGMISASWQAVWLGEWRSFMAWSAMPQLLVTGFYFVVQESAQWLVTRHDIGGAELRLRRVAKFNRREVSEADFELFRQHCKTKESKASSQFSMQKQARLIDALKLPRLRLRLIYVLVVFSIVTLCYNTMSRNVEGLTISPFVMFTLFALTLPPSGIFQTHVQKNFGRKFTSVTSMTATGVMTAATGILLTFWTQPNETVMVCLLLVSRFGISVITGSTMQISAELMPTCVRSSGLAVIHVTGAAFSFLSPYILHLDTYFRAASSIILCMLLLLCAWICLLLPETRNKKLPMSLAEGEEFGKGERMFDFLRNLEKEDHQDLSAGTNEKLMAE, from the exons ATGGCCATGGACTTTGAGGAGATACTGGGCAAGTGCGGGGATGGCCATCGCTACCAGTACATGCTGTTGGCCCTCTACGGGCTGCTCATGTTCATCGTTTCCCGCCAGTACTTCGCCCAGAGCGTCATCAGCTTTGTGCCCGATCACTGGTGCTATCACGAACATCTGGAGAATCGAAGCTATGCCGATATGGCTGCAATATACGCCCCATTCCAGAGACCTTCGTGCACGCGACTCGCTTGGATCAACGAGGATGGGAGTAATGCCACTGCCAGCAATGAGCCCTGTAATCGATGGATCTATAAATATGATTATGGTTTCCGAAGCATGAATGCCGAT CTGAATTGGGTTTGCGATGAGGCATACAAGGCGCGAGTGGGTCAGTCTCTGTTCTTTGTGGGCTCCATGTGTGGCACTTTGCTTTTTGGTCTACTTGGCGACAGGATTGGAAGGATCAGGGCTGTGGTCCTGGCCAACTGGTGCGGCTTCCTGGGCGATTCGGCCACCATTTTCACCCAGAGCCTGGTCACGTTCTCAGCCAGCCGGTTCGTATCTGGCCTGGCTGCTGAGGCCAACGCCTACCTGATGTATATTCTGG TGCTGGAGTACGTCTCACCGACGATGAGAAGTGTGGGCCTCAACCTGACGATGTGTGTGTGGTACTGTCTGGGCATGATTAGTGCGTCTTGGCAGGCCGTCTGGCTGGGCGAATGGCGCTCCTTCATGGCCTGGTCAGCCATGCCTCAGCTGCTGGTCACCGGCTTCTATTTTGTGGTCCAGGAGAGCGCCCAGTGGCTGGTCACGCGCCACGACATCGGGGGCGCCGAGTTGCGCCTGCGCCGGGTGGCCAAGTTCAATCGGCGCGAGGTCAGCGAGGCGGACTTCGAGCTGTTCCGGCAGCACTGCAAGACCAAGGAGTCGAAGGCCAGCAGCCAGTTCTCCATGCAGAAGCAGGCACGTCTCATCGACGCCCTCAAGCTGCCACGCCTGCGCCTCAGACTAATCTACGTGCTGGTTGTCTT CTCGATAGTGACGCTCTGCTACAATACGATGTCTCGCAATGTGGAAGGCCTGACCATATCGCCATTTGTGATGTTCACTCTTTTCGCCCTGACTTTGCCACCTTCGGGCATCTTCCAGACCCATGTCCAGAAGAACTTCGGACGCAAGTTTACCTCGGTGACCAGTATGACAGCCACTGGAGTGATGACAGCGGCCACAGGGATATTGCTAACCTTCTGGACACAACCGAATGAGACGGTGATGGTGTGCCTCCTGCTGGTGTCCCGATTCGGGATCTCTGTGATCACGGGGTCCACCATGCAGATATCCGCCGAGCTTATGCCCACCTGCGTGCGATCCAGTGGCCTGGCGGTGATCCACGTCACGGGAGCAGCCTTCTCCTTCCTCTCGCCCTACATACTCCACCTGGACACCTATTTTCGAGCAGCATCCTCCATTATTCTCTGTATGCTCCTCCTGCTGTGTGCCTGGATTTGCCTGCTCCTGCCGGAGACGAGAAACAAAAAGCTGCCCATGTCCCTGGCGGAGGGCGAGGAGTTCGGCAAGGGTGAGCGGATGTTCGACTTTCTGAGGAACCTAGAAAAGGAAGATCATCAGGATCTCAGCGCTGGCACCAATGAGAAACTTATGGCGGAATAA